One window of Salegentibacter sp. Hel_I_6 genomic DNA carries:
- a CDS encoding aldose 1-epimerase family protein, with product MHNLQNEFLSIKVNPTGAELSSLKNLETGIEHLWQGNPEFWASQAPNLFPVIGVLKEGKYIFEGKEYEMPKHGFVRHDENIQLKEKTENSLVFELNSSEESLEIYPFKFRFEISFILNKKTVEVKHKLFNLDEKPLYFSLGGHPAFNAPISTNEVYEDYYLEFDQKMDLKTHVLGESGLVSHHTEGILDNEDKIRLHKELFAKDALIFKNIPSKKVALKSKNSGTVLSVGYSDFKNLGIWAKPGAPYVCIEPWLGIADIEGTDQNLKTKEGIEKLDSGNTFEASYFITIE from the coding sequence ATGCATAATTTACAAAACGAATTTTTAAGTATAAAAGTCAACCCCACAGGTGCCGAATTATCCAGCCTTAAAAACCTGGAAACCGGCATTGAACATTTATGGCAGGGAAATCCAGAATTTTGGGCTAGTCAGGCTCCTAATTTATTTCCGGTAATTGGCGTTTTAAAAGAAGGTAAATACATTTTTGAAGGCAAAGAATATGAAATGCCGAAACACGGTTTTGTAAGGCATGACGAAAATATTCAGTTAAAAGAAAAAACGGAAAACAGCCTGGTTTTTGAGCTAAATTCTTCTGAAGAAAGCCTGGAAATATATCCTTTTAAATTTCGTTTTGAGATTTCTTTTATTCTGAATAAAAAAACGGTGGAAGTAAAACATAAGCTTTTCAATTTAGATGAAAAACCACTTTATTTTTCGCTGGGCGGGCATCCTGCATTTAATGCACCCATAAGTACAAATGAAGTTTACGAAGATTATTACCTGGAATTTGACCAGAAAATGGATCTCAAAACTCACGTTTTGGGCGAAAGCGGATTGGTAAGTCACCATACCGAAGGAATTTTAGATAATGAAGATAAAATTAGATTGCACAAAGAACTTTTTGCCAAAGACGCGCTAATTTTCAAGAATATTCCTTCAAAAAAAGTAGCCTTAAAAAGTAAAAATTCAGGAACGGTTTTAAGCGTAGGCTATTCTGATTTTAAAAATTTAGGAATTTGGGCAAAACCGGGAGCGCCGTATGTTTGTATAGAACCCTGGCTGGGAATTGCCGATATTGAAGGCACCGATCAAAACTTAAAGACCAAGGAGGGAATCGAAAAATTAGATTCGGGTAATACTTTTGAAGCTTCCTATTTTATTACTATCGAATAA
- a CDS encoding DEAD/DEAH box helicase, translating into MTFQDLNITTPLRNALEDIQITTPTPIQEQSFSTIMSGKDMVGIAQTGTGKTFAYMLPILRMLKYSEQKNPRVLVLVPTRELVVQVVEEIEKLTAYMNVRTTGIYGGVNMNTQHQSLLQGQDIVVATPGRLYDLVLRRALQLKSIQKLVIDEVDVMLDLGFKFQINNIFELLPQNRQNIMFSATITENVENLIEANFKSPQTISVAASGTPLDNIKQTGYKIPNFYTKVNLLKHLLKDKETYSKVLIFVAYKRMADRLYTELEQYFPDDCTVIHSNKTQNYRLRSIKQFGSGFCRILVATDVMARGLDIESVSHVINFDTPKYPENYMHRIGRTGRAEKEGNSILMTTEAEMESLEKIENLMKMEVPQEEIPAEIEISSELIREEQPKVFEINNPGKNRDDDAPGPAFHEKKEKNRKENLGGSYRREIAKKYKKPKTRGDKNANRKRKK; encoded by the coding sequence GTGACTTTTCAGGATTTAAATATTACCACTCCACTGCGCAATGCGCTGGAAGATATACAGATTACCACGCCCACGCCTATTCAGGAGCAATCTTTTTCTACCATTATGTCTGGAAAAGATATGGTGGGAATTGCCCAAACCGGTACGGGAAAAACCTTTGCGTATATGCTTCCCATTTTACGAATGCTTAAATATTCCGAACAAAAGAACCCACGGGTTTTGGTATTAGTACCTACGCGCGAACTTGTGGTGCAGGTAGTGGAAGAGATTGAAAAATTAACTGCTTATATGAATGTTCGTACTACCGGAATTTACGGCGGCGTAAATATGAACACCCAGCATCAATCGCTTTTGCAAGGCCAGGATATTGTGGTTGCCACACCGGGAAGACTATATGATCTGGTACTTAGGCGCGCGCTTCAGCTAAAATCTATCCAAAAATTGGTGATAGATGAAGTTGATGTCATGTTAGACCTTGGCTTTAAATTTCAAATCAATAATATTTTTGAATTGCTTCCTCAGAACCGCCAAAACATTATGTTTTCTGCGACGATTACTGAAAATGTTGAAAATCTAATTGAAGCTAATTTCAAAAGTCCACAAACTATTTCTGTAGCCGCCAGTGGAACTCCCCTGGATAATATCAAACAAACCGGGTATAAAATTCCAAACTTTTATACAAAAGTCAACCTCCTGAAACATCTTCTAAAAGATAAAGAAACTTACTCTAAAGTATTAATCTTTGTGGCTTACAAAAGAATGGCCGATAGACTTTATACTGAATTAGAACAATATTTTCCCGATGACTGTACGGTGATTCATTCTAATAAAACTCAAAATTATCGTCTGCGGAGCATCAAACAATTTGGCAGCGGATTTTGCCGAATTTTAGTTGCAACCGATGTGATGGCGCGAGGTCTTGACATAGAATCGGTGAGCCACGTAATTAATTTTGATACGCCAAAATATCCTGAAAACTATATGCACCGAATTGGGCGAACAGGACGTGCTGAAAAAGAAGGAAATTCGATTTTAATGACTACGGAAGCTGAAATGGAATCGCTTGAAAAGATTGAGAATTTGATGAAAATGGAAGTTCCGCAGGAAGAAATACCAGCGGAAATTGAAATTTCTTCAGAATTAATTCGGGAAGAACAACCAAAAGTTTTTGAAATCAACAACCCAGGGAAAAACAGAGATGATGATGCTCCCGGACCTGCTTTTCACGAGAAAAAAGAGAAAAACAGGAAAGAAAATCTTGGTGGCTCTTACCGAAGGGAAATTGCCAAAAAGTATAAAAAGCCAAAAACCCGCGGTGACAAGAACGCGAACCGAAAAAGAAAAAAATAG
- a CDS encoding NADPH-dependent FMN reductase: protein MKKILAFAGSNSSTSINFQLLKHVANRIQGHEVKIQDLTQYDLPIYSADTEKERGIPVNATIINNIIKEHDALVIAVNEHNGTVSAYFKNIIDWLSRLDRNFLAGKKILLISTSPGKRGAASALEYTKGILPRFGGEVIESFSLPSFNDNFKEDAVLNEVLDMGIQDVLTTFSHQLDEEKLS, encoded by the coding sequence ATGAAAAAGATCCTTGCCTTTGCCGGTTCTAATAGCAGCACTTCCATAAACTTTCAATTATTAAAACACGTTGCCAACCGCATCCAGGGGCATGAAGTGAAAATTCAGGACCTTACCCAATACGATCTGCCAATTTACAGCGCAGATACGGAAAAGGAAAGAGGGATTCCAGTAAATGCGACAATTATCAATAACATCATCAAAGAGCACGATGCACTGGTAATTGCGGTAAACGAACATAACGGGACTGTTTCCGCTTATTTTAAAAATATAATTGACTGGCTTTCGCGTCTAGATCGCAACTTTTTGGCCGGGAAAAAGATATTATTGATAAGTACATCTCCCGGAAAACGAGGTGCAGCATCAGCCTTAGAATACACAAAAGGAATTTTGCCCAGGTTTGGCGGTGAGGTAATTGAAAGTTTTAGTTTGCCTTCTTTTAACGACAATTTTAAAGAAGATGCAGTGCTAAATGAAGTTCTGGATATGGGAATCCAAGACGTTTTAACTACATTCTCTCATCAGCTAGACGAAGAAAAAT
- a CDS encoding type II toxin-antitoxin system RelE/ParE family toxin, whose protein sequence is MELSVYWTEFAQNKLIEIKKYYSNRTGLEVADRLINGIIESTIGLEKKPFSGQLEIILEDKPQNFRYLIYKNYKIIYWINYSKSR, encoded by the coding sequence ATGGAATTAAGTGTTTACTGGACAGAATTTGCTCAAAATAAACTCATAGAGATTAAAAAATATTATAGTAATAGAACCGGTTTAGAAGTTGCAGATAGGCTAATAAATGGAATAATTGAGAGCACAATAGGCTTGGAGAAAAAACCATTTTCCGGTCAGCTAGAAATAATTTTAGAAGATAAGCCCCAGAATTTTAGATACTTAATTTATAAAAATTATAAAATTATTTACTGGATTAATTATTCTAAAAGCCGATGA